In Thermocrinis minervae, a single genomic region encodes these proteins:
- a CDS encoding gluconokinase: MGLIEYLSRDLGAKVVQTHASWVLITPDVVYKIKKPVNFGFLDYSTLEKRKENCQKEVILNRRLCPNIYLGVVPISLVDGRYMLEDDSNVVEYAVKMKRIPEDSLLINRLPRTTQEDVRMVARLLVDFHAKAERRDEWGRLEVMEFNTDENFVQTEKYVGITIEREAYNYIKKRVEEFYTKYEDIFEKRIREGKIRDGHGDIRLEHIAFLKEGVCIFDCIEFNDRFRCGDVINDMCFLSMELDFYSRRDLSEAYEEEYKKLSKDEDFDLLLNFFKSYRAYVRGKVYSFMLDDPQVEDKEKYRDLARKMFALSLEYTKRMP, translated from the coding sequence GTGGGGCTCATAGAGTACCTAAGCAGAGATCTTGGGGCAAAGGTAGTCCAAACCCACGCAAGCTGGGTGCTAATAACTCCGGACGTGGTCTACAAGATAAAAAAGCCTGTAAACTTTGGATTCCTAGATTACTCTACCCTTGAGAAGAGAAAGGAAAATTGCCAAAAGGAGGTGATCCTAAACAGGAGGCTATGCCCTAACATCTACCTGGGGGTTGTTCCCATCAGCTTGGTAGACGGCAGGTACATGCTGGAGGATGACTCAAACGTGGTGGAGTATGCGGTCAAGATGAAGAGGATCCCAGAGGATAGCCTTCTTATAAACAGACTTCCAAGAACTACGCAGGAAGATGTAAGGATGGTGGCAAGGCTTTTGGTGGACTTCCATGCAAAGGCTGAAAGGAGGGACGAATGGGGAAGGCTTGAGGTGATGGAGTTTAACACGGATGAGAACTTTGTGCAAACGGAGAAGTACGTGGGCATAACCATAGAAAGAGAGGCATACAACTACATAAAAAAGAGGGTGGAGGAGTTTTACACTAAATACGAGGATATCTTTGAGAAGAGAATAAGGGAGGGCAAGATAAGGGATGGTCATGGGGATATAAGACTTGAGCACATAGCTTTTTTGAAAGAAGGGGTGTGCATATTTGACTGCATAGAGTTCAACGACAGGTTTAGGTGCGGAGATGTGATAAACGACATGTGCTTCCTCTCCATGGAGCTTGATTTTTACTCAAGGAGAGACCTATCGGAAGCATACGAAGAGGAGTACAAAAAACTTTCCAAGGATGAAGACTTTGACCTGCTTTTGAACTTCTTCAAAAGCTACAGAGCGTATGTAAGGGGAAAGGTCTACAGCTTCATGCTGGATGATCCACAGGTGGAGGATAAGGAAAAGTACAGGGACCTAGCCAGGAAGATGTTTGCCCTCAGCCTGGAGTACACCAAGAGGATGCCCTAA
- a CDS encoding tetratricopeptide repeat protein, with protein sequence MGKKAAIGLASLGLALFSCTSTAVVVSDEPTQPTGRPPGPIVASDKNLENGKKQLRKGHCKQAIHEFEKSLRKNPENFEALYWLGVAQGMCGYYSDANDRFFAAVRYSPNRTWTSRVYATIGLTLILSGRYAEGRYYVEKAKAIDPNNPLVVYIEENRYRVRGGYEITLRWLD encoded by the coding sequence ATGGGTAAAAAAGCCGCCATAGGGCTTGCATCTTTAGGGCTTGCTCTTTTTTCATGCACCAGCACCGCTGTAGTGGTATCTGACGAACCTACCCAACCTACAGGCCGTCCACCAGGGCCTATAGTAGCCTCAGACAAAAATCTGGAGAATGGCAAAAAGCAGCTTAGGAAGGGTCACTGCAAACAGGCCATCCATGAGTTTGAAAAGTCTCTCAGGAAGAACCCAGAGAACTTTGAAGCTCTCTACTGGCTAGGTGTAGCTCAAGGAATGTGTGGATACTACTCGGATGCCAATGATAGATTCTTTGCAGCAGTAAGGTATTCACCCAACAGAACATGGACATCCAGGGTCTACGCTACCATAGGTCTTACCCTCATCCTTTCAGGGAGGTATGCAGAGGGTAGATACTACGTAGAGAAGGCAAAGGCCATCGATCCTAACAACCCCTTGGTTGTCTACATTGAGGAAAACCGCTACAGGGTAAGGGGCGGTTATGAAATAACCCTCAGGTGGTTGGATTAG
- the safA gene encoding SafA/ExsA family spore coat assembly protein, translating to MGREVVKAEQKGRSVYYYYSDGTYEIKSGNNIAIKTNNPGNLVEDTLEGKKYGIGVYDRGDGVHKFAIFPDLETGERALREYLLRKYRDQTIEDLMYKYAPPEYNNTEAYIQTIEKVGINRNSKLSDLNQEQFNILVDTIIKVESGGKLRSINSQTNPISGDSLYNSLPTNPHTYTVQPGDTLSKIAKRYGLSLDELIKANPGIKDPNLIYPGQKIKIPGYAEKTRSNLREGTRRIDPLVIDLDGDGIELTDIKDSTAMFDISGSGFANRVYNLTQRRVWG from the coding sequence ATGGGAAGAGAAGTTGTAAAGGCAGAACAAAAAGGTAGAAGTGTCTATTACTACTATTCGGATGGAACTTATGAAATAAAAAGCGGGAATAATATTGCCATAAAGACAAACAATCCTGGAAATTTAGTTGAAGATACGCTTGAAGGTAAAAAATATGGAATCGGCGTTTATGATAGAGGTGATGGAGTTCATAAATTTGCTATATTTCCAGATTTAGAAACAGGGGAAAGAGCTTTACGGGAATACCTTTTAAGGAAATATAGAGATCAGACGATTGAAGATTTAATGTATAAATATGCTCCACCAGAGTATAACAACACAGAGGCCTATATTCAAACCATTGAAAAGGTCGGGATTAATAGAAATTCTAAACTAAGCGATCTAAATCAAGAGCAATTTAATATTCTGGTAGATACAATAATAAAAGTAGAGTCTGGAGGTAAATTAAGGTCTATTAATTCACAAACTAATCCTATTTCTGGAGATTCTTTGTATAACTCTCTCCCCACCAACCCCCATACCTACACCGTCCAGCCAGGGGATACACTTTCAAAGATAGCAAAAAGGTATGGGTTAAGTCTTGATGAGCTAATTAAGGCAAATCCTGGGATAAAGGATCCAAATCTTATATACCCTGGGCAGAAGATAAAAATCCCTGGCTATGCAGAAAAAACTCGCTCCAATCTTAGGGAGGGCACTCGCAGAATTGACCCCCTTGTGATAGACCTTGACGGAGATGGGATAGAACTGACAGATATTAAAGACTCCACTGCCATGTTTGACATCTCTGGCTCTGGTTTTGCAAACAGGGTTTATAATCTTACTCAGAGGAGGGTGTGGGGATGA
- a CDS encoding lysozyme inhibitor LprI family protein, translating to MRRVFKSLVLVFVLVFVFVVVSFSEEKQEKHPIDVWLEKCIEKDSSTAEMINCSNKAYEMWDKELNRVYQELMKKLSPEEKELLKESQRQWLKFRDAEFRFINQIYGYEGGFYHTQRIGSKIDLVRERVLHLLDYLKEKMISN from the coding sequence ATGAGAAGGGTTTTTAAAAGCCTGGTGTTAGTGTTTGTTTTGGTTTTTGTTTTTGTTGTGGTTAGCTTTAGTGAAGAAAAACAAGAAAAGCATCCTATTGATGTATGGCTTGAAAAATGTATAGAGAAAGATTCTTCAACTGCTGAAATGATAAACTGCTCCAATAAAGCTTATGAAATGTGGGATAAAGAGCTCAATAGAGTATATCAAGAACTTATGAAAAAGCTTTCTCCAGAAGAAAAGGAATTACTTAAAGAAAGCCAAAGGCAATGGCTTAAGTTCAGAGATGCAGAGTTTAGGTTTATAAATCAAATATATGGATATGAAGGTGGTTTTTATCATACACAAAGAATAGGTAGCAAAATTGACTTGGTTAGAGAGAGAGTTTTACATCTATTGGATTATCTAAAAGAAAAAATGATTTCTAATTAA
- a CDS encoding glycosyl hydrolase 108 family protein produces the protein MDVFMMALKFTKKAEGGYVNDPDDPGGPTK, from the coding sequence ATGGATGTATTCATGATGGCTCTTAAGTTTACAAAAAAGGCTGAAGGGGGATATGTAAATGATCCTGATGATCCGGGTGGTCCTACGAAATAA